In one window of Chitinophagales bacterium DNA:
- a CDS encoding CusA/CzcA family heavy metal efflux RND transporter, which yields MLNSIIQFSIRNKLLIGLMTLGLIIWGSIAVTKLPIDAVPDITNNQVMIITSAPSLGAPDVERFITVPLEQATRNVPGIIEQRSFSRFGLSLVTIVFDDKTDVYWARQQVSERMVQAQQQIPAGIGAPELGPVTTGLGEVFQYVVKTKPGYESKYSLTELRTIQDWIVRRQLLGTPGVADVSSFGGLLKQFEVAVNTDKLRSFNITISDVFDAVQRNNQNTGGAYIEKGPNVLFIRSEGLVKSLDDIGAIVVKKLDSGIPVLVRDVATVQIGSAIRYGATVYNDQGEVAGAVVMMLKGANSNVVIQDIKSKIAKISESLPEGVVIEPFLDRTKMVNNAIGTVEQNLIEGALIVVFVLVLFLGNLRAGLLVASVIPLSMLFAIIMMNLFGVSGNLMSLGALDFGLLVDGAVIIVEAVMHKLSHHSGFKESTKLNQHQMDTEVETASKKMMNAAVFGQIIILIVYLPILTLQGIEGKMFRPMAQTVSFAILGAFLLSLTYIPMVSTLMLSKKISHHPTISDKMMKVLQAWYKPSLQWVLRFPKWVVGASAVAFILSVLVLTTLGGEFIPKLEEGDFAVDTRLLTGSSLTSTVSTTQKTAKVLLQRFPEVEKVVTKIGAGEIPTDPMPLEAADMMVILKDKKQWTSAKTFDELAEKMSEALQDVPGVATGFQFPVQMRFNELMTGARQDVVCKIFGEDLDSLARHAAELGEIIKKIEGAKDLYIETVTGVPQMVITYNREAIARYGADVEEINRVIRAAYAGAEAGLVFEGDRRFALSVKLDKGIRQDLDNISNLMIGVRGGEQVPLHVLANVSLQDGPYQIQREDAQRRITVGFNVRGRDVQSIVNELQQKVSAKIELPAGYYITYGGAYENLLHATKRLSIAVPIALLLILMMLYFAFNQLKYSLLIFSAIPLSAIGGVLALWIRDMPFSISAGVGFIALFGVAVLNGIVLITEMNRLKADGVADIKSIIMQATQIRLRPVLMTAAVASLGFLPMAISSGAGAEVQRPLATVVIGGLISATFLTLLVLPCLYFLFEHIKPRKKKHHVVAVVFLLFASVTAQAQTAYPVKEQDLLLLAREKAMVIQQQLLQEQFAKAMLGTARDIPKTQVLTELGNYNSISFDGKLSLIQNFASPGYYRDRRVLLETYVQRAKQYTILQQTDLDKLMRELYLDMQYLQLRKLVLMQMDSVYSGYVQKAALRYEKGETNLLEKVSLENYARQTKLMLGNLDQDVKAVQQQLSILLQTEHAWLPADPLSPGKRLFDTALIRQHPLLGVYQSQIVSAKAETDVEKSRMAPEWQVGYNNQSLIGWQTKKDKTESYADFGRRFSSLTAGLTVPLFNQAGKSRVAAAKINEAITSTHAGIVLQDLQSKLAIEWQSYQKHRATIQYYEQTALKQAELIIQTANLQYQNGAISYLEWGILVQQAFDIRVQYIEALRSCRMAEIMLLYLLPEKK from the coding sequence ATGCTGAATTCGATTATTCAGTTCTCTATCCGCAACAAACTGCTGATAGGACTGATGACCTTAGGATTAATTATCTGGGGTAGTATCGCTGTAACCAAGCTGCCCATTGATGCTGTACCGGATATTACCAATAATCAGGTAATGATTATTACATCGGCACCAAGTCTTGGTGCACCCGATGTGGAGCGATTCATTACAGTGCCTTTGGAACAGGCTACCCGTAATGTGCCCGGTATTATTGAGCAAAGAAGTTTTTCTCGTTTTGGACTAAGTCTGGTAACCATTGTATTTGACGATAAAACAGATGTGTATTGGGCAAGGCAACAAGTGAGCGAAAGAATGGTACAAGCCCAACAGCAAATACCTGCAGGAATAGGTGCACCTGAATTAGGCCCCGTTACTACAGGATTGGGTGAAGTATTTCAATATGTTGTTAAAACCAAGCCTGGTTATGAAAGCAAATACTCACTGACAGAGTTGAGAACAATTCAAGACTGGATTGTTAGAAGACAGCTATTGGGTACACCTGGTGTGGCTGACGTAAGCAGTTTTGGCGGTTTATTGAAACAGTTTGAAGTAGCTGTGAATACAGATAAGCTCCGGAGTTTCAATATTACTATCAGTGATGTGTTTGATGCCGTACAGCGCAATAATCAGAATACTGGTGGTGCGTATATTGAAAAAGGCCCGAACGTACTCTTCATCAGAAGTGAAGGTTTGGTCAAAAGTTTGGATGATATCGGCGCCATTGTTGTGAAGAAACTCGATTCGGGTATACCTGTATTGGTAAGGGATGTAGCAACGGTTCAAATTGGAAGTGCAATTAGGTATGGTGCAACAGTATACAATGATCAGGGTGAAGTGGCTGGTGCTGTTGTGATGATGCTGAAAGGTGCCAATAGTAATGTGGTGATTCAGGACATCAAATCCAAGATTGCAAAAATTAGTGAATCGCTTCCTGAAGGTGTTGTAATTGAGCCATTCCTGGACAGAACCAAGATGGTTAATAATGCCATTGGTACAGTTGAGCAGAACCTGATTGAAGGTGCATTAATCGTAGTTTTTGTGCTTGTCTTGTTCTTAGGTAATCTGAGAGCGGGTCTATTGGTAGCTTCAGTGATTCCACTATCTATGCTTTTTGCCATCATTATGATGAACCTATTTGGTGTAAGTGGTAATCTAATGAGTCTGGGTGCACTGGATTTTGGTTTGCTAGTAGATGGTGCTGTTATTATTGTAGAAGCTGTGATGCATAAACTCAGCCATCACTCGGGTTTTAAAGAGTCCACCAAACTCAATCAGCATCAAATGGATACTGAAGTTGAGACTGCTTCCAAGAAAATGATGAATGCGGCTGTTTTTGGGCAGATCATTATCCTGATTGTTTACTTGCCTATTCTAACCTTGCAAGGCATTGAAGGGAAAATGTTCCGTCCGATGGCCCAAACCGTTTCTTTTGCCATTTTGGGTGCTTTCTTATTATCACTCACCTATATACCTATGGTTAGCACATTGATGCTGAGTAAGAAAATCAGTCATCATCCCACGATATCTGATAAGATGATGAAAGTGCTGCAAGCCTGGTATAAGCCAAGTCTGCAGTGGGTACTTCGTTTTCCGAAATGGGTTGTAGGTGCCAGTGCCGTAGCTTTTATACTTTCCGTATTAGTGCTAACAACTTTGGGCGGGGAATTTATACCTAAGTTGGAAGAAGGTGATTTTGCAGTTGATACAAGATTGCTCACAGGTTCTTCTTTGACTAGTACAGTTTCCACTACACAAAAAACTGCCAAAGTACTGTTGCAGCGTTTTCCTGAAGTAGAGAAAGTAGTTACAAAAATTGGCGCAGGAGAGATTCCAACAGATCCTATGCCTTTGGAAGCAGCTGATATGATGGTGATTTTGAAAGACAAAAAGCAGTGGACAAGCGCTAAAACTTTTGATGAACTTGCTGAGAAGATGAGTGAAGCTCTACAGGATGTGCCCGGTGTTGCTACTGGTTTCCAGTTCCCGGTACAGATGCGTTTCAATGAATTAATGACTGGTGCAAGACAAGATGTGGTGTGTAAAATATTTGGTGAAGACCTGGATAGTTTAGCCAGACATGCTGCTGAGTTAGGCGAGATAATCAAGAAAATTGAAGGCGCGAAGGATTTATACATAGAAACAGTAACTGGTGTACCTCAGATGGTGATTACGTATAACCGTGAAGCTATTGCGCGCTATGGGGCAGATGTAGAGGAAATCAATCGGGTAATTCGTGCTGCCTATGCTGGCGCAGAAGCGGGTTTGGTATTTGAAGGTGATCGTCGCTTTGCTTTGTCTGTGAAATTAGATAAAGGCATAAGGCAGGATCTTGATAATATCAGCAATCTGATGATTGGTGTTAGAGGGGGCGAGCAAGTACCGCTGCATGTACTTGCCAATGTTTCTTTGCAGGATGGTCCTTACCAAATTCAGCGCGAAGATGCACAGCGAAGAATTACTGTTGGGTTTAATGTTCGTGGTAGAGATGTACAAAGTATTGTGAATGAATTGCAGCAAAAGGTAAGTGCTAAGATTGAACTTCCTGCCGGCTATTACATTACTTATGGCGGCGCTTATGAAAATCTGTTACATGCTACCAAGAGATTAAGTATAGCTGTGCCGATTGCCTTATTGCTTATTTTGATGATGCTTTATTTTGCTTTCAATCAATTGAAGTATAGTTTGTTGATCTTCTCAGCTATTCCACTATCTGCAATTGGTGGTGTATTAGCTTTATGGATCAGGGATATGCCTTTTAGTATTTCTGCAGGTGTTGGTTTTATTGCCTTGTTTGGGGTAGCAGTCTTAAATGGTATAGTATTGATAACTGAAATGAACAGACTTAAAGCAGATGGGGTGGCTGATATTAAATCTATCATTATGCAGGCAACGCAGATTCGTCTAAGGCCTGTATTGATGACAGCCGCAGTGGCTTCATTAGGTTTTTTACCCATGGCGATCAGTAGCGGTGCTGGCGCAGAAGTGCAAAGACCATTGGCAACAGTTGTGATTGGCGGCCTAATTAGTGCTACATTCTTAACCTTACTGGTACTGCCATGTTTGTACTTTCTCTTTGAGCATATTAAACCAAGGAAAAAGAAACACCATGTTGTTGCGGTTGTATTCCTTTTGTTTGCTTCAGTAACAGCGCAGGCGCAGACAGCATATCCGGTTAAAGAGCAGGATTTATTGCTATTGGCTCGTGAAAAGGCAATGGTAATTCAGCAGCAATTGCTGCAGGAGCAATTTGCAAAAGCTATGTTGGGTACGGCTAGGGATATACCCAAGACGCAGGTGCTTACAGAATTGGGTAACTATAACAGCATCAGCTTTGATGGTAAGCTTTCGCTTATTCAAAACTTTGCTTCACCGGGCTACTACAGAGATCGAAGGGTTTTATTAGAAACTTATGTACAAAGGGCTAAGCAATACACGATATTACAGCAAACTGATCTGGATAAGCTGATGCGGGAATTGTATTTAGATATGCAATACCTGCAGTTGAGAAAATTGGTATTGATGCAAATGGATAGTGTATACAGCGGTTATGTGCAAAAAGCTGCATTGCGATACGAAAAAGGGGAAACCAATTTGCTGGAGAAAGTGAGCTTGGAGAATTATGCCAGACAGACAAAACTAATGCTGGGCAATCTTGACCAGGATGTTAAGGCTGTGCAACAACAATTGTCTATTCTATTACAGACAGAGCATGCTTGGTTACCTGCTGATCCATTGAGTCCGGGTAAGCGTTTATTCGATACTGCATTGATTAGACAACACCCCCTTCTTGGCGTGTATCAGTCGCAGATTGTTTCGGCTAAGGCTGAGACTGATGTAGAAAAAAGCAGGATGGCGCCTGAGTGGCAGGTGGGTTACAATAATCAGTCGCTAATTGGCTGGCAAACAAAAAAGGATAAAACAGAGAGCTATGCTGATTTTGGCAGAAGGTTTAGTTCCTTAACTGCAGGACTAACTGTTCCTTTGTTTAATCAGGCTGGCAAAAGCAGGGTAGCAGCGGCTAAGATTAATGAAGCGATTACTTCAACACATGCAGGTATTGTATTGCAGGATTTGCAAAGCAAACTTGCAATAGAGTGGCAGTCGTATCAAAAACATCGTGCAACCATTCAATACTATGAGCAAACTGCATTGAAGCAGGCTGAATTAATTATTCAGACAGCAAATCTTCAGTATCAGAATGGTGCCATCAGCTATCTTGAATGGGGCATTCTTGTTCAACAAGCTTTTGATATTCGAGTTCAATATATTGAAGCTTTACGCAGCTGTCGGATGGCAGAAATCATGTTATTGTATTTATTACCTGAAAAAAAATAA
- a CDS encoding efflux RND transporter periplasmic adaptor subunit, with translation MKYIGIIFGLTLLFSCKEKAVESTDKDSVAIMEEMVALTPAQAKNAAIETGKPVMQPVITTIKVNGMVDVPPQSLISVSFPLGGYLKQSHLLPGTSVRKGEVIAVMEDQSYVQLQQDYLMAKARMEYLQADVERQQSLSAQDATSKKSYQQVQAEYKTQQVLIKALEEKLRIIGIQPEQLQVNNISRTVPVRSPINGYVTKINVNVGKYVNPADVLFELVDPNDIHAALTVFEKDFALVRKGMQAKVALADQPEKQYPVEVILTTRNIDANRSGLVHCHFEQKSHDLLPGMFLTGEFQLKQPEAAVIGEDAVVRFEGKEYVFLVKGQQQYLLQAVETAPAGKGMLVLKPQAGIDWKSTSIAVKNTHVLLGKLKNKMED, from the coding sequence ATGAAATATATAGGAATAATCTTTGGCTTAACCCTGCTCTTTTCTTGTAAAGAAAAAGCAGTGGAATCAACAGATAAAGATTCGGTTGCGATTATGGAAGAAATGGTAGCGCTAACACCCGCGCAGGCAAAAAACGCAGCTATTGAAACGGGTAAGCCTGTTATGCAGCCGGTTATTACCACAATTAAAGTAAATGGAATGGTGGATGTGCCACCACAAAGCTTGATTTCTGTCAGCTTTCCGCTGGGTGGTTATCTTAAGCAATCTCATTTATTGCCAGGAACAAGTGTGCGTAAAGGCGAAGTGATTGCTGTGATGGAAGATCAGAGTTATGTGCAATTGCAGCAAGATTATCTAATGGCTAAAGCCAGAATGGAATACCTGCAGGCAGATGTGGAGCGTCAGCAATCATTGAGTGCACAGGATGCAACCAGTAAGAAGTCTTATCAGCAGGTACAAGCTGAGTATAAAACCCAGCAAGTATTGATTAAAGCATTGGAAGAAAAATTACGCATAATTGGTATACAGCCTGAGCAATTACAGGTAAACAATATTTCCAGAACTGTACCTGTTCGATCTCCAATTAATGGATATGTAACCAAGATAAATGTTAACGTAGGCAAATATGTGAACCCGGCAGATGTATTGTTTGAATTGGTAGATCCAAACGATATCCATGCGGCACTTACGGTTTTTGAGAAAGATTTTGCTTTGGTACGGAAAGGTATGCAGGCTAAAGTTGCTTTAGCTGATCAGCCTGAGAAACAGTATCCAGTTGAAGTAATTCTAACTACCCGTAATATTGATGCAAACAGAAGTGGTTTGGTGCATTGCCATTTTGAACAAAAATCTCACGATTTATTGCCTGGCATGTTTTTGACAGGCGAGTTTCAACTTAAGCAACCTGAAGCTGCTGTTATTGGTGAAGATGCAGTTGTTCGTTTTGAGGGTAAGGAGTATGTGTTTCTGGTGAAGGGTCAGCAGCAGTATTTGTTGCAGGCTGTAGAAACTGCACCAGCTGGAAAAGGTATGCTGGTCTTAAAGCCACAAGCCGGGATTGATTGGAAGTCGACCAGTATAGCGGTAAAAAACACACATGTATTATTGGGTAAACTGAAAAATAAGATGGAAGATTAA
- a CDS encoding GMP synthase — translation MSWQDTRKIRVAILDLYEGQPNQGMRCIRELINTWGEMQQLDVRYEEFDVRQKLETPDTSFDMYISSGGPGSPLDTEGSDWEKAYFQWLNSVEAWNKQAETADKKHILFICHSFQLACRHYEVGLVCKRKSTSFGVFPIHMLEDGQEEVLFEGLRDPFYAVDSRDYQVIQPNHDRIREMGGKILAIEKMRPHVPYERAVMAVRFNDYFIGTQFHPEADAIGMSMYLQREDKKQQVIENHGEAKWSSMVEQLQDPEKIMWTYSHIIPNFLNYAIGETVSA, via the coding sequence ATGAGTTGGCAGGATACACGAAAAATAAGGGTAGCAATATTGGATTTATACGAGGGTCAGCCCAATCAGGGCATGCGTTGTATTCGCGAACTCATCAATACTTGGGGCGAAATGCAGCAACTGGATGTGCGTTATGAAGAATTTGACGTACGCCAAAAACTGGAAACACCCGATACCAGTTTCGATATGTATATCTCCAGCGGTGGACCCGGCTCACCTTTAGACACAGAAGGCAGTGATTGGGAGAAAGCCTATTTCCAATGGCTCAACAGCGTGGAAGCCTGGAACAAGCAGGCAGAAACTGCCGACAAGAAACACATCTTATTTATCTGCCATAGTTTTCAGTTAGCATGCAGACATTATGAGGTGGGTTTGGTTTGCAAACGTAAATCAACCTCATTTGGTGTTTTCCCTATTCATATGCTGGAAGACGGTCAGGAAGAAGTCTTATTTGAAGGACTACGTGATCCTTTCTATGCTGTGGACAGCAGGGATTATCAGGTTATACAACCCAATCATGATCGCATTCGCGAGATGGGTGGTAAAATACTCGCTATTGAAAAAATGCGCCCGCACGTACCCTATGAACGGGCAGTAATGGCAGTTCGTTTCAATGACTACTTTATCGGCACACAGTTCCATCCAGAAGCAGATGCCATTGGTATGAGTATGTACCTGCAGCGGGAAGATAAAAAACAACAGGTCATTGAAAACCATGGCGAAGCAAAATGGAGCAGCATGGTGGAACAATTGCAGGATCCTGAAAAAATCATGTGGACCTACAGCCACATCATACCCAATTTCCTGAACTACGCAATCGGGGAAACCGTTTCTGCCTAA
- a CDS encoding M42 family metallopeptidase codes for MAKTTKKKSGKASLLTDQSMAFLRNYINTPSPVGFESSGQKVWLEYVKPYVDTHFVDPYGTAVGVINPDAPFKVVIEAHADEISWFVNYIDDKGLIYLKRNGGVDHQIAPAKRVLIHGKKGAVKAVFGWPAIHTRLGSPDTKEPQPRVDNLWLDCGARSRKEVESLGIHIGAVVTYEEGYDELAFDYLIGRAFDNRIGGFMIAEVARLLKENKKKLPFGLYVVNAVQEEIGLRGAEMIARRIKPNIAIITDVTHDTHTPMINKVVEGDVVCGKGPSLAYGPAVHNKLLSLVQDVAEKSGIAVQNRTVSRSTGTDTDSFAYANDGCPSVLISIPLRYMHTTVEMLHKSDIEGTIKLMYETLLTLTPKTNLSYL; via the coding sequence ATGGCAAAGACGACGAAAAAGAAATCAGGTAAAGCCTCCTTACTCACAGATCAATCAATGGCATTCCTGCGCAATTACATCAATACACCATCACCTGTTGGTTTTGAGAGTAGCGGACAAAAAGTGTGGCTGGAATATGTAAAGCCATATGTAGATACCCATTTTGTAGATCCATACGGTACAGCTGTAGGTGTTATTAATCCCGACGCACCTTTCAAAGTAGTAATAGAAGCACATGCGGATGAGATTAGCTGGTTTGTGAATTACATTGACGACAAAGGCTTGATTTACCTAAAACGCAATGGAGGTGTAGATCACCAAATAGCACCTGCAAAACGCGTGTTGATTCATGGTAAAAAAGGCGCAGTAAAAGCTGTTTTCGGCTGGCCTGCTATACATACACGTTTGGGCAGTCCTGACACCAAAGAACCACAACCTCGTGTAGATAATTTATGGCTGGATTGCGGTGCGCGCAGCAGAAAAGAAGTAGAATCGCTCGGCATTCATATTGGTGCAGTTGTTACCTATGAAGAAGGTTACGATGAACTGGCTTTTGATTACCTGATCGGCCGTGCTTTTGATAACCGCATTGGCGGCTTTATGATTGCAGAAGTAGCAAGGCTGCTGAAGGAAAACAAAAAGAAACTACCCTTCGGTTTATATGTGGTGAATGCTGTGCAGGAGGAAATTGGTTTGCGTGGTGCTGAAATGATTGCTCGACGCATCAAACCCAATATCGCCATCATTACTGATGTTACGCACGATACCCATACACCGATGATCAACAAAGTAGTTGAGGGTGATGTGGTATGCGGAAAAGGCCCATCGCTGGCTTATGGCCCAGCTGTTCACAACAAATTGCTGAGTCTGGTACAGGATGTTGCAGAAAAATCAGGCATTGCTGTACAGAACCGCACTGTGAGCAGAAGCACTGGTACCGATACCGATAGTTTTGCTTATGCGAACGATGGTTGCCCTTCAGTGCTCATCTCTATTCCGCTTCGCTACATGCACACGACTGTAGAGATGCTGCACAAGTCTGATATTGAAGGAACCATTAAACTGATGTATGAAACTTTGCTGACGCTGACACCGAAAACCAACCTCAGCTATCTCTGA
- a CDS encoding acyl transferase, which yields MDVFRYQVKHCPVYRDWCSYMQIDAAKVNTVASIPFLPISFFKTHEVIAEGKSAEIIFESSGTGKSLTSKHYVADINLYIASFTLQFEKQFGHPKDWCILSLLPAYLERKGSSLVLMAEKLMEMSGHADNGFYLYDFPALAAKLRRLDAAGQKVLLLGVSFALMDFAEAFPMHLEHTIVMETGGMKGRKQEITRQELHDYLMLQLGVKAIATEYGMTELLSQAYAKGEGLLQPAPWMKALVRDESDPIAVSTVGRGILNMIDLANINSCSFIATEDAGVVYGDGCFEVLGRVDNSDIRGCSLMAV from the coding sequence CTGGATGTTTTCCGTTATCAGGTAAAGCACTGTCCGGTGTATCGCGACTGGTGCAGCTATATGCAGATAGATGCAGCTAAGGTGAATACTGTTGCCTCCATTCCTTTTCTTCCGATCAGTTTTTTTAAAACACATGAAGTAATTGCAGAAGGTAAATCTGCAGAAATCATTTTCGAAAGTAGTGGAACGGGTAAAAGCCTAACCAGTAAGCATTATGTGGCAGATATCAATCTTTATATCGCAAGTTTTACGCTGCAGTTCGAAAAGCAGTTTGGTCATCCGAAGGATTGGTGCATTTTATCATTATTACCTGCTTATTTGGAGAGAAAGGGCTCTTCACTGGTGTTAATGGCAGAGAAGCTGATGGAAATGAGTGGTCATGCAGATAATGGGTTTTATCTCTACGATTTTCCTGCCCTTGCAGCAAAATTGCGCCGACTAGATGCTGCAGGTCAGAAGGTATTGTTGTTGGGTGTAAGTTTTGCTTTGATGGACTTTGCAGAAGCTTTTCCCATGCACTTGGAGCATACCATTGTTATGGAAACAGGCGGTATGAAGGGAAGGAAGCAGGAGATCACGCGACAGGAATTACATGATTATTTGATGCTTCAATTAGGCGTAAAAGCGATCGCTACAGAGTATGGTATGACAGAATTACTAAGTCAGGCTTATGCAAAGGGCGAGGGCTTGTTGCAGCCAGCGCCATGGATGAAGGCTTTGGTCAGAGATGAATCAGATCCTATAGCGGTATCTACAGTGGGCAGAGGTATTCTCAATATGATTGATTTGGCTAATATCAATAGCTGTTCTTTTATTGCTACAGAGGACGCCGGTGTGGTATATGGTGATGGTTGCTTTGAGGTGTTAGGCCGCGTAGATAACAGTGATATCCGTGGTTGTAGCTTGATGGCGGTTTAA
- a CDS encoding 2,3,4,5-tetrahydropyridine-2,6-dicarboxylate N-succinyltransferase: protein MELQALIAAAWADRALLKDDNYSNAVRSVIEEVDKGRLRVASPTDNGWVVNEWVKQAILMYFGIQQMQTWELPPFEFYDKMLLKSNYKELGVRAVPHAVARYGAYLAKNVVLMPSYVNIGAYVDEGTMVDTWATVGSCAQIGKGVHLSGGVGIGGVLEPLQASPVIIEDGCFLGSRSIVVEGVVVEKEAVLGANVVLTQSTKIIDVSGAEPIEYKGRVPARSVVIPGTYTKKFPAGEYQVSCALIIGQRKPSTDLKTSLNDALRDFNVSV from the coding sequence ATGGAATTACAAGCTTTGATTGCTGCTGCATGGGCTGATAGAGCATTATTGAAAGATGATAACTATAGCAATGCAGTTCGCAGTGTTATTGAAGAAGTGGATAAGGGCAGACTGCGTGTTGCCAGCCCTACAGACAATGGCTGGGTAGTGAACGAATGGGTAAAACAGGCCATTCTGATGTATTTCGGTATTCAGCAAATGCAGACCTGGGAATTACCACCTTTTGAGTTTTACGATAAAATGCTGCTCAAAAGCAACTATAAAGAATTAGGCGTTAGAGCAGTACCACATGCCGTTGCACGTTATGGCGCTTATTTGGCTAAAAATGTGGTATTGATGCCCAGTTATGTGAATATTGGTGCTTATGTGGATGAAGGCACCATGGTGGATACTTGGGCTACTGTAGGCAGCTGTGCGCAAATTGGCAAAGGTGTTCACTTAAGCGGTGGTGTTGGCATTGGTGGTGTATTGGAGCCTTTACAAGCAAGTCCGGTAATTATTGAAGACGGTTGTTTCCTGGGTAGCCGTAGCATTGTTGTGGAAGGTGTAGTGGTAGAAAAAGAAGCCGTACTTGGTGCCAATGTGGTACTCACACAATCTACCAAGATCATCGATGTAAGTGGTGCTGAGCCAATTGAATACAAAGGGCGTGTACCAGCCAGAAGCGTTGTTATCCCCGGTACTTATACCAAGAAATTCCCTGCGGGAGAATATCAGGTAAGTTGTGCATTGATCATTGGACAACGTAAACCCAGCACTGATCTGAAAACAAGTTTAAATGACGCACTACGCGATTTCAATGTGAGCGTATAA
- a CDS encoding glycosyltransferase family 9 protein: MQRILIIQTAFIGDAVLATGLVEKLHQHYPHASIDILVRKGNEGMFQQHPFLQKVLIWQKQEHKYRHLWQLLLQIRSRKYDLVVNVQRFAATGLLTAFSGAKMTVGFDKNPFSFLFTKKIAHRISTAEAPLHEYQRNHELIAFCTDDIPAKPKLYPTTADKAQVAPYAQGRYVCIAPASVWFTKQFPTVKWIELLQALPADIQIFLIGAPADKNMCDEMIAACPEKSITNLCGKLGFLASAVLMHHAVMNYVNDSAPMHFASSVDAPVTAVYCSTIPAFGFGPLSSKNYVVEVPTALDCRPCGLHGQKACPKGHFNCAMQIQTSQLLAVLS; the protein is encoded by the coding sequence ATGCAACGCATCCTGATTATTCAAACAGCTTTTATTGGTGATGCAGTCCTGGCAACAGGGCTAGTGGAGAAGTTGCATCAACATTATCCTCATGCTTCCATCGACATCCTTGTGCGTAAAGGCAATGAGGGTATGTTTCAGCAACATCCTTTTTTACAGAAAGTGCTGATTTGGCAAAAGCAAGAACACAAATACCGGCATCTCTGGCAATTATTGCTGCAAATTCGTTCACGCAAATATGATTTGGTGGTGAATGTGCAAAGATTTGCTGCCACGGGTTTGCTTACTGCTTTCTCCGGTGCAAAAATGACAGTTGGTTTTGATAAGAATCCTTTCAGTTTTTTGTTTACAAAAAAGATAGCGCATCGTATCAGCACAGCTGAAGCACCATTACATGAATACCAACGTAATCATGAGTTGATTGCTTTTTGTACAGATGATATTCCTGCAAAACCTAAACTGTATCCTACAACAGCAGATAAAGCGCAAGTAGCGCCTTATGCACAGGGCCGTTATGTTTGCATTGCGCCTGCATCAGTCTGGTTTACCAAGCAATTTCCTACGGTAAAATGGATTGAGCTGCTTCAAGCATTACCTGCAGATATACAGATTTTTCTTATTGGTGCACCTGCTGATAAAAACATGTGCGACGAAATGATTGCTGCATGCCCTGAAAAATCTATTACCAACTTATGCGGCAAACTAGGTTTTCTGGCATCTGCTGTATTGATGCATCATGCTGTCATGAACTATGTGAATGATTCAGCGCCCATGCACTTTGCTTCATCAGTCGATGCGCCGGTTACAGCTGTCTATTGTTCTACTATACCAGCATTTGGTTTTGGACCATTATCCAGTAAGAATTATGTTGTAGAAGTGCCAACAGCACTAGATTGCAGGCCTTGCGGTTTGCACGGACAAAAAGCCTGCCCCAAAGGCCATTTCAACTGTGCTATGCAGATTCAAACCAGTCAGTTATTGGCTGTTTTGTCTTAA